The DNA region ACTTACCTCGAGGTCTTTCCAGAAGTTCGCGCCTGAACCGATGATCACATTCCCATCGAGCCTGACACTATCTTCGAAAAATGCTTTCCTGCGAATAATGTAAGTATTTGTATCTGCGTGGTATTTGACAAATTTATCCATTTTATGTTCCACATCCATGATCTTAAAGGCGGATCGGTCCTGTCCTGCAATATATGTCCTATCAGCTGCTTTATTAATCTGTCTTTTTGTTAATATATTCTATCATTCTTTAAAGATCCTAATGTGATAAGTGAAAGTGCAGTTGCTGTAACGTCTCCTTCACTTTTCCCCCATGATCCGTTAGCATTCTGTCTGGATAGGAGCCACTTTTTAGACGCTTCAAGCTCTTCTTTATACCCCGCGGTCGATAATGCCTGGATCACGAGATTGCTTGTGGAGATGAACTTCCAGCCACCGTCTTCGTTCCTCTCTGATAGTATCCATTCTGCATGCTCGTTGATGAAATCGGCAAAAAGGTCTTCTTCAATCAGATGATCCTGTTCGATCAGGGCAGTAATGATAAGTGATGTCGTTCCCACGTGTTCCCATTTCTCGTTATAGTTCTCCACAAGCCACCTGCAGCCATCTGGGTCGTGGATGCCCATGTCTGCCAGGGCCATTAATGCGTAAGTGGTATCGTAAACATCATTTTCCCACGAGCTGTTGCTTTCCTTTCTGGAGGTAAGCCATTGTGAGCTATCTTCAAGATCAATGTCTGGTGATCCGGGGTCTGATGATGCAAGCGCGGAACAGGCTCTTGCTGTTTCCCTTACTGAATCGTTCCAGTTGGTTCCGCTCCTGAGTTGCATCAGCCGGGAAGAATAGTCAT from Methanococcoides methylutens includes:
- a CDS encoding prenyltransferase/squalene oxidase repeat-containing protein, with the protein product MVKTLNNDVNVIYRMEDAIDRAFTWIYKQNPSSAKELSRLVTACELWNVENDYSSRLMQLRSGTNWNDSVRETARACSALASSDPGSPDIDLEDSSQWLTSRKESNSSWENDVYDTTYALMALADMGIHDPDGCRWLVENYNEKWEHVGTTSLIITALIEQDHLIEEDLFADFINEHAEWILSERNEDGGWKFISTSNLVIQALSTAGYKEELEASKKWLLSRQNANGSWGKSEGDVTATALSLITLGSLKNDRIY